In Acidimicrobiales bacterium, a single genomic region encodes these proteins:
- a CDS encoding glycoside hydrolase family protein → MGKGRRGRWLAAALVVVVALVGATVLVLRDPGAAEEYDAGDVATTTTTVATTTTTTAPPTTTTTGPPTTTTPPTTAAPAPTPPRGPATSTAKKGVSVWDFGGLGAALTDVGASWYYNWASGPTGGAGDSAEFVPMIWGARSVNDDELARVKANGSTLLGFNEPDFGSQANMTVEQALDLWPRLQDTGMRLGSPAVAVGGADAGGWLDRFMAGARERGLRVDFITLHWYGSDFGDAAVGHLRDYVEAVHDRYGLPVWITEYALIKWVDGGSVFPTDAQQAAFVTGSTAMFESLPYVERYAWFALPTPDDRQGTGLYRSDSAAPAPTPAGAAYRAAG, encoded by the coding sequence GTGGGGAAGGGAAGGCGGGGCCGTTGGCTCGCCGCGGCGCTGGTCGTCGTCGTGGCTCTCGTGGGCGCGACCGTGCTGGTCCTGCGCGACCCGGGGGCGGCCGAGGAGTACGACGCCGGCGACGTCGCCACCACCACCACGACCGTCGCCACCACCACGACGACGACCGCCCCGCCCACCACGACGACGACCGGCCCGCCCACCACGACCACGCCGCCGACCACCGCGGCCCCGGCCCCGACCCCACCTCGCGGACCGGCGACGTCGACCGCCAAGAAGGGCGTGAGCGTGTGGGACTTCGGCGGCCTCGGGGCGGCGCTCACCGACGTGGGCGCCTCCTGGTACTACAACTGGGCGTCGGGGCCGACCGGCGGGGCCGGCGACTCGGCCGAGTTCGTCCCCATGATCTGGGGTGCCCGCTCGGTGAACGACGACGAGCTGGCCCGGGTGAAGGCCAACGGCTCGACGCTGCTCGGCTTCAACGAACCCGACTTCGGCAGCCAGGCGAACATGACCGTGGAGCAGGCACTCGACCTGTGGCCGCGCCTGCAGGACACCGGCATGCGGCTCGGCAGCCCCGCGGTGGCCGTGGGCGGTGCCGACGCCGGCGGCTGGCTCGACCGCTTCATGGCGGGTGCTCGAGAGCGGGGCCTGCGGGTCGACTTCATCACGCTGCACTGGTACGGCTCCGACTTCGGCGACGCCGCCGTGGGCCACCTGCGCGACTACGTCGAGGCGGTGCACGACCGCTACGGCCTCCCCGTCTGGATCACCGAGTACGCCCTGATCAAGTGGGTCGACGGCGGCTCGGTCTTCCCGACCGACGCCCAGCAGGCGGCGTTCGTGACGGGCTCCACGGCGATGTTCGAGAGCCTCCCCTACGTGGAGCGCTACGCCTGGTTCGCCCTGCCCACGCCCGACGACCGCCAGGGCACGGGCCTGTACCGCAGCGACTCGGCCGCCCCGGCACCCACGCCCGCGGGGGCGGCGTATCGAGCGGCAGGTTGA
- a CDS encoding branched-chain amino acid ABC transporter permease, which translates to MTAGSLLAVITGDDLLQTGFSGVAVGCKYALIALGFSVIFKATGVINFAQASLVLLGAYLTYQFSQTWDVNFYLSLVLAMASGALIGVLIEALVLRHMVGEEPATVIMATIGILFVLDNVTTSIWGPNNRNLGDPWGIHTRDVLGVTVADRDLWTILFAAFVLAGFFLFFRYSTMGLAMRAAALDPEAAMAQGIPARRVYRVAWGIAGLVAALAGATLAAGPSQLSPATGALALIAFPAIILGGLDSPLGAAVGGVIIGLVQQFTALLAPEYFDWVGESFERVSPYLAMIVILLIRPYGLFGTREVRRV; encoded by the coding sequence ATGACCGCCGGGAGCCTGCTGGCGGTGATCACCGGCGACGACCTGCTGCAGACCGGGTTCTCCGGCGTGGCGGTGGGCTGCAAGTACGCCCTGATCGCCCTGGGCTTCTCGGTGATCTTCAAGGCCACCGGCGTGATCAACTTCGCCCAGGCCAGCCTGGTGCTGCTCGGCGCCTACCTCACCTACCAGTTCAGCCAGACCTGGGACGTGAACTTCTACCTCTCCCTGGTGCTGGCCATGGCGTCGGGCGCCCTGATCGGCGTGCTGATCGAGGCCCTGGTGCTGCGGCACATGGTGGGCGAGGAGCCGGCCACGGTGATCATGGCCACGATCGGGATCCTCTTCGTGCTCGACAACGTGACCACGTCGATCTGGGGGCCGAACAACCGCAACCTGGGCGACCCCTGGGGCATCCACACCCGCGACGTCCTGGGCGTCACCGTGGCCGATCGCGACCTGTGGACCATCCTGTTCGCGGCCTTCGTGCTGGCCGGGTTCTTCCTGTTCTTCCGCTACTCGACCATGGGCCTGGCCATGCGGGCCGCGGCGCTCGACCCCGAGGCCGCCATGGCGCAGGGCATCCCCGCCCGGCGGGTCTACCGGGTGGCGTGGGGCATCGCCGGCCTGGTCGCCGCGCTGGCGGGGGCGACGCTGGCGGCCGGCCCGAGCCAGCTGAGCCCGGCGACCGGGGCGCTGGCGCTGATCGCCTTCCCCGCCATCATCCTGGGCGGCCTCGACTCGCCGCTGGGCGCCGCGGTGGGCGGGGTGATCATCGGGCTGGTCCAGCAGTTCACCGCCCTCCTGGCGCCTGAGTACTTCGACTGGGTGGGCGAGAGCTTCGAGCGGGTGTCGCCCTACCTGGCGATGATCGTGATCCTGCTGATCCGGCCCTACGGCCTGTTCGGCACCCGAGAGGTCAGGCGGGTCTGA
- a CDS encoding acyl-CoA dehydrogenase family protein gives MTDAEALVADRLDHLLDELDPGKTDPVAFRSRQYDLGLAWVHFPEGYGGLDLPPSHQRTVEARLAKAGAPSITSRHFFGLTMAGPTIVTMGDEAIKQRLLRRIFTGEDAWCQLFSEPGAGSDLAGLACKAVRDGDEWVINGQKVWNTLAHIADRGMLVTRTDPEAPKHKGLTYFALDMHAPGVEVRPLRQITGEAEFNEVYLTDVRVPDADRIGAVGEGWRVAMATLMNERTTIGGGGGGLPPRGSGAIAEAVRIWREEAGAQVRSPAGRDRLMQAWIESEVLRLTNIRAGQNRKAGNPGPEGSIAKLKFAEVNMRIYELCVDLLGADATVGYDYEMRRAENLGLVGPPGSSRKMFLRARANSIEGGTSEIQRNIIGERVLGLPGEPRSDKDLPWSQVPRS, from the coding sequence ATGACGGACGCAGAGGCCCTCGTCGCCGACCGCCTCGACCATCTGCTGGACGAGCTCGACCCGGGGAAGACCGACCCGGTGGCGTTCCGCAGCCGGCAGTACGACCTCGGCCTGGCCTGGGTCCACTTCCCCGAGGGCTACGGCGGGCTCGACCTGCCGCCCTCGCACCAGCGCACCGTCGAGGCCCGCCTGGCCAAGGCCGGCGCCCCGTCGATCACGTCGCGCCACTTCTTCGGGCTCACGATGGCCGGGCCGACGATCGTCACCATGGGCGACGAGGCGATCAAGCAGCGGCTCCTGCGGCGCATCTTCACCGGCGAGGACGCCTGGTGCCAGCTGTTCTCCGAGCCCGGCGCCGGGTCCGACCTGGCGGGGTTGGCGTGCAAGGCCGTGCGCGACGGCGACGAGTGGGTGATCAACGGCCAGAAGGTGTGGAACACGCTGGCCCACATCGCCGACCGGGGCATGCTCGTCACCCGCACCGATCCCGAGGCGCCGAAGCACAAGGGCCTCACCTACTTCGCGCTCGACATGCACGCGCCCGGCGTCGAGGTGCGGCCGCTGCGGCAGATCACCGGCGAGGCCGAGTTCAACGAGGTGTACCTCACCGACGTGCGGGTGCCCGACGCCGACCGCATCGGCGCCGTGGGGGAGGGCTGGCGGGTCGCCATGGCCACCCTGATGAACGAGCGGACCACGATCGGCGGCGGGGGCGGCGGTCTGCCGCCCCGGGGCTCCGGCGCGATCGCCGAGGCCGTCCGCATCTGGCGCGAGGAGGCGGGTGCGCAGGTGAGGTCGCCGGCGGGGCGCGACCGGCTCATGCAGGCGTGGATCGAGTCGGAGGTGCTGCGGCTCACCAACATCCGGGCCGGGCAGAACCGCAAAGCCGGCAACCCCGGGCCGGAGGGGTCGATCGCCAAGCTGAAGTTCGCCGAGGTCAACATGCGCATCTACGAGCTGTGCGTCGACCTCCTCGGCGCCGACGCCACGGTCGGCTACGACTACGAGATGCGCCGGGCCGAGAACCTGGGGCTGGTCGGGCCGCCCGGGTCGTCGCGCAAGATGTTCCTGCGGGCCCGGGCCAACTCGATCGAGGGCGGCACCTCCGAGATCCAGCGCAACATCATCGGCGAGCGGGTGCTGGGCCTGCCGGGCGAGCCCCGCAGCGACAAGGACCTGCCCTGGTCGCAGGTCCCCCGCAGTTAG
- a CDS encoding ABC transporter substrate-binding protein, producing MTVLTALVLLASACGGGRDDDEGSGDDDGDSEQTGGDPASGPGFDGETIRLGVITPTSGRVAVIGEPLTNGDKAYWDYVNEELGGVAGKYPVELVIEDSAYDPPTAVQKYNQIKDDVVMFNQLLGTPVVNALLEQLAADDIVAQPATLDSFWVREQNLLPIGAPYQIQAINGLDWYVTEGGGSDASKICTLVQDDPYGEAGQEGVDFALEQLGIELTDSASFPVGNPDFTTQITQLQGSGCEAVWLTSTPTDTAGALGKAAELGYEALWLGQSPSWIGAFVESPLMPYLQEHFVWVSEGPEYGNEDIAGMSELLRIQETYAPDQVPDVYFNFGYLESKAVHQVLEAAVEAGDLSREGIIEAMNSIDELDFEGLFGTYGWGAPEDRDPPRASSIFKPNPDKAIGLELVIEEHEAPFAADFEFGE from the coding sequence GTGACCGTGCTCACGGCCCTGGTGTTGCTGGCGTCGGCGTGCGGCGGAGGCCGTGACGACGACGAGGGGTCCGGCGACGACGACGGCGACTCCGAGCAGACCGGCGGTGACCCGGCGAGCGGTCCCGGCTTCGACGGCGAGACGATCCGATTGGGCGTGATCACGCCCACCAGCGGCCGCGTCGCGGTCATCGGCGAGCCGTTGACCAACGGCGACAAGGCCTACTGGGACTACGTCAACGAGGAGCTCGGTGGCGTCGCCGGCAAGTACCCGGTCGAGCTGGTGATCGAGGACTCGGCCTACGACCCGCCCACGGCCGTGCAGAAGTACAACCAGATCAAGGACGACGTGGTGATGTTCAACCAGCTGTTGGGCACCCCCGTGGTCAACGCCCTGCTGGAGCAGCTCGCCGCCGACGACATCGTCGCCCAGCCCGCCACGCTCGACTCGTTCTGGGTCCGGGAGCAGAACCTCCTCCCCATCGGGGCGCCCTACCAGATCCAGGCCATCAACGGCCTCGACTGGTACGTCACCGAGGGCGGCGGCAGCGACGCCAGCAAGATCTGCACGCTGGTGCAGGACGACCCCTACGGCGAGGCCGGCCAGGAGGGAGTCGACTTCGCCCTCGAGCAGCTCGGCATCGAGCTCACCGACTCGGCCTCGTTCCCCGTCGGCAACCCCGACTTCACCACGCAGATCACCCAGCTCCAGGGCTCGGGCTGCGAGGCGGTGTGGCTCACGTCGACCCCGACGGACACGGCCGGCGCGCTCGGCAAGGCCGCCGAGCTCGGCTACGAGGCGCTGTGGCTGGGCCAGTCGCCCAGTTGGATCGGCGCCTTCGTCGAGTCGCCGCTCATGCCGTACCTGCAGGAGCACTTCGTGTGGGTGTCGGAGGGGCCGGAGTACGGCAACGAGGACATCGCCGGCATGTCGGAGCTGCTGCGCATCCAGGAGACCTACGCCCCCGACCAGGTGCCGGACGTCTACTTCAACTTCGGCTACCTCGAGTCGAAGGCCGTGCACCAGGTGCTCGAGGCGGCCGTGGAGGCGGGCGACCTGTCGCGGGAGGGGATCATCGAGGCGATGAACTCGATCGACGAGCTCGACTTCGAGGGCCTCTTCGGCACCTACGGGTGGGGCGCCCCGGAGGACCGCGACCCGCCGCGGGCCAGCTCGATCTTCAAGCCGAACCCGGACAAGGCGATCGGGCTGGAGCTGGTGATCGAGGAGCACGAGGCACCGTTCGCCGCCGACTTCGAGTTCGGCGAGTAG
- a CDS encoding branched-chain amino acid ABC transporter permease — translation MAYFLGSLSYADDVKLIRSPRRTPWRWAFVVGTILLYLWLPTYLGDPGLRILAMCGVFAIGAIGLNLLTGFTGQISLGHAFFVGVGAYTAVYFGGERGWPMPAYLALAMLIGFVVGAVIGPFALRLRGNYLVVVTLGLVFLGEHLWNNWDSVTGGGNGKSLGTVAMSIGPLDFREGIELGAEAYTFEQSFFWLVWALVAVGALLAVNLTRSRPGRAMQAIRDRDLSAEVIGVNLARYKVGAFAWSSAYAALAGSLYGLLQQYVSPTEFGLFLSITYVAMIIIGGLGTIYGSVLGALFVWGGRSVIEQNSDLALFDRLITSDAGEGGIFAIGEFNAVIFGLAIVLFLLFEPRGLAAFWLRVKTWFLTWPFSY, via the coding sequence ATGGCGTACTTCCTGGGGTCGCTGTCGTACGCCGACGACGTCAAGCTCATCCGCAGCCCCCGGCGCACCCCGTGGCGCTGGGCGTTCGTGGTCGGGACGATCCTGCTGTACCTGTGGCTGCCCACCTACCTGGGCGACCCGGGCCTGCGGATCCTGGCGATGTGCGGCGTCTTCGCCATCGGTGCGATCGGCCTCAACCTGCTGACCGGGTTCACCGGCCAGATCTCGCTGGGCCACGCCTTCTTCGTCGGCGTCGGCGCCTACACGGCGGTCTACTTCGGCGGCGAGCGGGGGTGGCCCATGCCCGCCTACCTGGCGCTGGCCATGCTGATCGGCTTCGTCGTCGGGGCGGTGATCGGGCCCTTCGCCCTGCGGCTGCGGGGCAACTACCTGGTGGTGGTCACGCTCGGGTTGGTGTTCCTGGGCGAGCACCTGTGGAACAACTGGGACAGCGTCACCGGCGGGGGCAACGGCAAGAGCCTCGGCACGGTGGCCATGTCGATCGGCCCGCTCGACTTCCGGGAGGGCATCGAGCTGGGTGCCGAGGCCTACACCTTCGAGCAGTCCTTCTTCTGGCTCGTGTGGGCGCTCGTGGCGGTGGGGGCGCTGCTGGCGGTGAACCTCACGCGCAGCCGTCCCGGCCGGGCCATGCAGGCGATCCGCGACCGCGACCTGTCGGCCGAGGTGATCGGCGTGAACCTGGCCCGCTACAAGGTCGGGGCGTTCGCCTGGTCGAGTGCCTACGCCGCGCTGGCCGGGTCGCTCTACGGCCTGCTGCAGCAGTACGTGAGCCCCACCGAGTTCGGGCTCTTCCTGTCGATCACGTACGTGGCGATGATCATCATCGGCGGGCTCGGCACGATCTACGGCTCGGTGCTGGGGGCGCTGTTCGTGTGGGGCGGCCGGTCGGTGATCGAGCAGAACAGCGACCTGGCGCTGTTCGACCGGCTCATCACCTCCGACGCCGGTGAAGGCGGGATCTTCGCCATCGGCGAGTTCAACGCCGTCATCTTCGGCCTCGCCATCGTCCTGTTCCTGCTGTTCGAGCCGCGCGGCCTGGCCGCGTTCTGGCTCCGGGTGAAGACGTGGTTCCTCACCTGGCCCTTCTCGTATTAG